From a region of the Kaistia sp. 32K genome:
- a CDS encoding GMC family oxidoreductase, whose translation MPPDRDRPHIAVIGSGAAAAGVLLACAQRFPSGSITLMERRRDDAPPEPGAGRQSDPAYWRELYASMRAQAGRKFPPPKTRFGAVAPRLAVEGGGPVWQSRERGGLTNYWGGSTAVFRQRDFDRWPIALLDLAPFYRMAADAIGISGEIDDLSPHFESETLNRPPIRVSETTKRLIGAVNRSTPAFGFGIRAGIARLALETRGGHEHECISCGHCMVGCLQQSVYSARTTVDRFIRSGMRVLSGKVIAFDASSRRLTLEDEQTGRRDQVGPFDLIFLAAGCIGTSEIVLRSTSHLDSLGFRDNPVASFPIFYLGRLEGASEAGHVALANALLAAIPETTSSGHAFSVQIYPFLDHLWRYVVPGSVWPPFEWMGRAVRRRLMIGRLYLHSDHGPRYSLALDNRGMPTIRLEQPRSVQPGAWQALRSALSRHGFYVPPKQPVAQHTSSHYSGSLPYGSSGGPTAGGEIAPGVFVCDSSVFPDAPAWSPTLTIMANAMRTASYAGEILS comes from the coding sequence TTGCCCCCCGACCGTGATCGGCCGCACATCGCCGTCATCGGTTCCGGCGCTGCCGCGGCCGGAGTGCTCCTCGCCTGCGCCCAACGCTTCCCATCCGGCTCCATCACCCTGATGGAGCGCCGGCGCGACGACGCTCCACCCGAGCCGGGGGCTGGGCGGCAATCGGACCCCGCCTATTGGCGGGAGCTCTATGCCTCCATGCGCGCGCAGGCCGGGCGAAAATTCCCGCCACCGAAGACACGTTTCGGCGCGGTCGCGCCGCGCCTGGCTGTCGAGGGCGGCGGTCCCGTCTGGCAGAGCCGCGAGCGCGGCGGTCTCACCAATTATTGGGGTGGCTCCACGGCCGTGTTCAGGCAGCGGGACTTCGACCGATGGCCGATCGCCCTCCTGGATCTCGCGCCGTTCTATCGGATGGCGGCCGATGCGATCGGCATCTCGGGCGAAATCGACGATCTCAGTCCGCACTTCGAGTCCGAGACGCTGAACCGCCCTCCGATCCGCGTCTCGGAGACCACGAAGCGGCTGATCGGCGCCGTCAACCGCTCGACGCCGGCCTTCGGCTTCGGCATTCGCGCCGGCATCGCGCGGCTGGCGCTGGAGACGCGCGGCGGCCACGAGCACGAATGCATCTCCTGCGGACATTGCATGGTCGGCTGCCTGCAGCAGTCCGTCTATTCGGCCCGCACGACGGTCGACCGGTTCATCCGATCCGGGATGCGGGTGCTGAGCGGCAAGGTGATCGCCTTCGATGCGTCGTCACGCCGTCTGACGCTCGAAGATGAGCAGACCGGCCGCCGCGATCAGGTCGGCCCGTTCGATCTGATCTTTCTGGCCGCCGGGTGCATCGGCACGTCCGAGATCGTCCTGCGCTCGACGAGCCATCTCGACAGCCTCGGCTTTCGCGACAATCCGGTCGCGAGCTTCCCGATCTTCTATTTGGGCCGGCTGGAGGGGGCGAGCGAGGCGGGCCATGTCGCCCTCGCCAACGCGCTGCTTGCCGCCATCCCCGAGACCACATCGTCTGGACACGCCTTCTCGGTGCAGATCTACCCGTTCCTCGACCATCTGTGGCGCTACGTCGTGCCGGGTTCGGTATGGCCGCCCTTCGAGTGGATGGGACGGGCGGTGCGCCGGCGCCTGATGATCGGACGTCTCTACCTGCATTCGGACCACGGGCCGAGATATTCCCTGGCGCTCGACAACCGGGGGATGCCAACCATCCGGCTCGAGCAGCCGCGCTCCGTCCAGCCGGGGGCATGGCAGGCGCTGCGGAGCGCGCTCTCGCGGCACGGATTCTATGTCCCGCCGAAACAGCCGGTCGCGCAGCACACGAGTTCGCACTATTCCGGCAGCCTTCCCTACGGTTCGTCGGGCGGGCCGACCGCTGGCGGCGAGATCGCTCCGGGCGTGTTCGTTTGCGATTCCTCGGTGTTTCCGGATGCGCCGGCCTGGTCGCCGACGCTCACCATCATGGCCAACGCCATGCGCACGGCCTCGTATGCCGGCGAGATCCTGTCGTGA
- a CDS encoding glycosyltransferase family 2 protein, whose protein sequence is MHYSSRADSVGEAEAGAFCASPFRLALIIPAYNEEETIEQTIATLRALTPDISAMGGSIEIIVVNDGSKDETGLRAAQADHIITHHSNRGLGASVRDGLAKARLLDADIALKLDADLQHDPADIPNLIRPILRDEADIVFGHRHARIEYRMPFVRRVGNKFYNWMMSKLTGWPIVDAQPGIIALNRRYLSAFDLPGNYNYAQQILLDSRYRDLKFSQVDVNFRKRRHGSSFITFRYPLLTTYQILVVIALYAPIRVFGRFGLALSGLAASIAIAEIVLFLLNFTSKPVIHPNLVLALLFLGIQSLFFSILAEIVRTRRS, encoded by the coding sequence TTGCATTACAGCTCTCGTGCAGACAGCGTCGGCGAGGCCGAGGCAGGGGCATTCTGCGCATCGCCCTTTCGCCTCGCGCTGATCATCCCGGCCTATAACGAAGAGGAAACGATCGAACAGACGATCGCCACCTTGCGCGCCCTGACGCCCGATATCTCGGCCATGGGCGGTTCGATCGAGATCATCGTCGTCAATGACGGCTCGAAGGACGAGACCGGCCTCCGCGCGGCGCAGGCCGATCACATCATCACCCATCATTCCAACCGTGGCCTCGGCGCCAGCGTCCGCGACGGGCTGGCCAAGGCGAGGCTCCTCGACGCGGATATCGCGCTGAAGCTGGATGCCGACCTACAGCACGACCCGGCGGATATTCCGAACCTGATACGGCCCATCCTGCGTGACGAGGCCGACATCGTGTTCGGGCATCGGCATGCCCGCATCGAATACAGGATGCCGTTCGTCCGCCGCGTCGGGAACAAGTTCTATAATTGGATGATGAGCAAATTGACGGGATGGCCCATCGTCGATGCGCAGCCGGGCATCATTGCCTTGAACAGGAGATACCTGTCGGCATTCGATCTTCCCGGAAATTATAACTATGCGCAGCAGATACTGCTGGATTCCCGATACAGGGATCTCAAATTTTCCCAGGTCGATGTCAATTTCAGGAAGAGACGGCACGGATCATCTTTCATCACGTTTCGATATCCGTTGCTGACGACCTATCAGATCCTGGTGGTCATCGCGCTTTATGCCCCGATCCGCGTCTTCGGACGGTTCGGGCTGGCCCTGTCCGGCCTGGCCGCCTCGATCGCGATCGCCGAGATCGTCCTGTTCCTGCTGAACTTCACCTCGAAGCCGGTCATCCATCCCAATCTGGTGCTTGCCCTGTTGTTTCTCGGGATACAGAGCCTGTTCTTCAGCATACTTGCGGAGATCGTGCGGACGAGGAGGTCCTGA